In Hwangdonia lutea, a single window of DNA contains:
- a CDS encoding DHH family phosphoesterase has translation MTKADIKSIKQLLATPKNIVIVPHKNPDGDAIGSTLALYHYLKKYNHNATVMVPNDYPDFLKWIPGSEHILKHDTETEACEMLINAADIIFTLDFNAFHRTGNMETVLTESKAMKIMIDHHQSPDDYAAFVFSDVNMSSTCEMIYHFIDMLGDTNAIDANIATCIYVGIMTDTGSFRFPSTTSKTHQIIANLIEKGANNAEIHNNVYDTNSYERLQLLGCALSNLKVIPEARTAYITLSQDELNQFNYKKGDTEGVVNYGLSLKNIVLAAIFIEDKKEGIIKISLRSKGSFSVNEFSRAHFNGGGHTNAAGGRSELCLKETVEKFISILPRYNKALNDD, from the coding sequence ATGACGAAAGCAGACATTAAAAGCATAAAACAACTCCTGGCTACGCCAAAAAACATAGTAATAGTACCACATAAAAATCCAGACGGAGACGCTATTGGCTCGACATTGGCCTTATATCATTACCTAAAAAAATACAATCATAACGCCACGGTTATGGTGCCCAATGATTATCCGGATTTTTTAAAATGGATACCTGGAAGCGAGCATATATTAAAACACGATACGGAAACCGAAGCTTGTGAAATGTTGATTAATGCGGCTGATATTATTTTTACTTTAGATTTTAACGCCTTCCATAGAACAGGAAACATGGAAACTGTTTTAACCGAAAGCAAAGCCATGAAAATTATGATTGACCACCATCAATCACCTGATGATTATGCTGCTTTTGTTTTTTCGGATGTAAATATGAGCTCTACCTGCGAAATGATTTATCATTTTATAGATATGTTGGGAGATACCAATGCGATTGATGCAAATATTGCCACCTGTATTTATGTTGGGATTATGACGGATACGGGGTCGTTTAGGTTTCCTTCAACCACCAGCAAAACGCATCAAATCATTGCAAACCTCATTGAAAAAGGGGCGAATAATGCCGAAATCCACAATAATGTTTACGACACCAACAGTTACGAAAGATTACAACTTTTAGGTTGTGCGTTAAGTAATTTAAAAGTGATTCCGGAAGCGCGAACGGCTTATATTACGCTGTCTCAAGACGAATTGAATCAATTCAATTATAAAAAAGGCGATACGGAAGGGGTTGTAAATTATGGTTTATCGTTAAAAAATATTGTTTTAGCTGCTATATTTATTGAAGACAAAAAAGAAGGCATTATAAAAATATCGTTACGCTCGAAAGGCAGCTTTTCTGTAAACGAATTTTCGCGTGCACATTTTAATGGTGGCGGCCATACAAATGCCGCTGGTGGCCGTAGTGAATTATGTTTAAAAGAAACCGTAGAAAAATTTATTAGTATATTGCCGCGTTATAATAAAGCCCTAAACGATGATTAA
- a CDS encoding nucleoside-diphosphate kinase, which produces MATNRTFTMLKPDAVEKGHIGAILEKISASGFRIVAMKLTQMTKADAETFYAIHNERPFFGELVEYMTRGPIVAAILEKENAVEDFRTLIGATNPADAADGTIRKMYADSISENAVHGSDSDENAAIEGAFHFSGREMF; this is translated from the coding sequence ATGGCAACAAATAGAACATTTACTATGCTTAAGCCAGATGCTGTTGAAAAAGGACACATTGGCGCAATATTAGAAAAAATTTCAGCTTCAGGATTTAGAATTGTAGCAATGAAATTAACACAGATGACCAAAGCCGATGCTGAAACTTTTTACGCAATACATAACGAGCGCCCGTTTTTTGGCGAGTTGGTTGAGTATATGACGCGTGGACCAATTGTAGCGGCAATTTTAGAAAAAGAGAATGCTGTTGAAGATTTTAGAACCTTAATTGGTGCTACAAATCCGGCTGATGCTGCCGATGGAACCATACGTAAAATGTATGCCGATTCTATAAGCGAAAATGCCGTACACGGAAGCGATAGTGACGAAAACGCCGCGATTGAAGGCGCTTTTCATTTCTCGGGAAGAGAGATGTTTTAA
- a CDS encoding cold-shock protein, with translation MSKGTVKFFNDSKGFGFIIEEDNNKEHFVHISGLIDEIREGDNVEFDLQEGRKGLNAVNVKVI, from the coding sequence ATGAGTAAAGGTACAGTAAAATTTTTCAATGATTCTAAAGGATTTGGATTTATCATTGAAGAAGACAACAACAAAGAACATTTCGTACACATTTCTGGATTAATCGATGAAATTCGTGAAGGCGACAATGTTGAATTCGATCTACAAGAAGGTAGAAAAGGATTAAACGCCGTAAACGTAAAAGTAATCTAA
- a CDS encoding DUF721 domain-containing protein, protein MAKRNNEHISIQDALKEFVETNRLEKGLNKVNVADAWVKLMGNGVNNYTTTVNLERDTLYVQLSSSVLREELSYGKQKIIDLLNEELGKNIIKKLVLR, encoded by the coding sequence ATGGCAAAACGCAACAACGAACATATTAGCATACAAGACGCCTTAAAGGAATTTGTAGAAACCAACAGGCTTGAAAAAGGGCTTAACAAAGTTAATGTTGCCGATGCTTGGGTTAAACTTATGGGCAATGGCGTAAACAACTATACCACCACCGTAAATTTAGAGCGCGACACACTTTATGTACAACTTAGTTCCAGCGTTTTAAGGGAAGAATTAAGCTATGGCAAACAAAAAATAATTGACCTGCTTAATGAGGAATTGGGCAAAAATATTATTAAAAAACTGGTTTTAAGATAA
- a CDS encoding SPFH domain-containing protein yields MNKKRTFPILLILLIGLFFACKPELKKEIFIKSSEIGIYYDSALKKTVVLNSGKHNIPSGILPNIYPIEQTNIKRNVQILTKDEKPISYGVNYWYSVNPKTITEFNAEVGNDYVKIFVLPQIYAEMRDSFREIDSANIKIPELEKEIKSKLNNDIKYSEFIKTESIKFGKTEPNKK; encoded by the coding sequence ATGAACAAAAAAAGAACATTTCCGATTTTATTGATACTCTTAATTGGGTTATTTTTTGCGTGTAAACCTGAATTAAAAAAGGAGATATTTATCAAATCATCTGAAATTGGAATTTATTATGATTCTGCTTTAAAAAAGACAGTCGTTCTGAACTCTGGAAAGCATAATATTCCGAGTGGAATTTTGCCGAATATTTATCCAATAGAACAGACAAATATCAAGCGAAATGTTCAAATTCTAACAAAAGACGAAAAGCCGATATCTTATGGAGTGAATTATTGGTATAGTGTAAACCCAAAAACTATAACTGAATTTAATGCAGAAGTCGGAAATGACTATGTGAAAATTTTTGTTTTACCACAAATTTATGCGGAAATGCGTGACTCATTTCGCGAAATCGATTCTGCGAATATCAAAATACCTGAATTAGAAAAAGAAATAAAATCTAAACTGAATAATGACATTAAATATTCTGAATTTATAAAAACGGAATCTATAAAATTCGGAAAAACGGAACCTAATAAAAAATAA
- the recF gene encoding DNA replication/repair protein RecF (All proteins in this family for which functions are known are DNA-binding proteins that assist the filamentation of RecA onto DNA for the initiation of recombination or recombinational repair.) codes for MILKSLSLLNYKNFDSKSFTFNAKINCIVGNNGIGKTNVLDAIYHLSFGKSYFNPVATQNIKHDEAFFVINGDYEKEAKTEKVAISLKRGQKKVIKRNGKAYDKFSEHIGFLPLVIISPADRDLIIEGSSTRRKFIDTVISQSDKTYLSHLIKYGKILEQRNALLKYFALNHTFNKDTLDIYNEQLSEFGTHVFEKRDAFLKTFIHIFKARYEAISNGNETVDLVYHSDLFDDDLNTLLQHAINKDKALQYTSVGVHKDDLLFNIDGHPIKKFGSQGQQKSFLIALKLAQFDFIKAQSGVNPILLLDDIFDKLDEQRVAQIIKLVDDENFGQLFISDTHAERTENAVKQVHQSYEIFRL; via the coding sequence ATGATTTTAAAATCACTTTCGTTACTAAATTATAAAAACTTTGATAGCAAATCGTTTACGTTTAATGCTAAAATCAACTGTATTGTTGGCAATAACGGTATTGGGAAAACCAATGTTTTAGATGCTATTTACCATTTGTCCTTCGGAAAAAGTTATTTTAATCCGGTTGCCACCCAAAATATAAAACACGACGAAGCTTTTTTTGTGATTAATGGCGATTATGAAAAAGAGGCTAAAACCGAAAAAGTTGCTATTAGCTTAAAACGCGGACAAAAAAAAGTGATAAAGCGCAACGGAAAAGCCTACGATAAATTTAGCGAGCATATTGGCTTTTTGCCCTTGGTTATTATTTCGCCTGCCGATAGGGATTTAATTATAGAAGGCAGTAGCACGCGGCGTAAATTTATAGACACGGTAATTTCGCAAAGCGATAAAACCTATTTGTCGCATTTAATTAAATACGGCAAAATTTTAGAACAGCGCAATGCCCTATTAAAATATTTTGCGCTAAACCATACGTTTAATAAAGACACTTTAGACATTTACAACGAACAGTTAAGCGAATTCGGGACCCATGTTTTTGAAAAAAGAGATGCCTTTTTAAAAACCTTTATCCACATTTTTAAGGCACGTTACGAAGCCATTAGCAATGGTAACGAAACCGTAGATTTGGTTTACCACAGCGATTTGTTTGATGATGATTTAAACACGCTTTTGCAACATGCCATAAATAAAGACAAAGCCTTACAATATACCAGTGTTGGCGTGCATAAAGACGATTTGTTGTTTAATATTGATGGTCATCCCATTAAAAAATTTGGGAGTCAAGGGCAGCAAAAATCGTTTTTAATTGCTTTAAAATTGGCGCAGTTCGATTTTATAAAAGCACAAAGTGGCGTAAACCCTATTTTATTGTTGGATGACATTTTTGATAAATTGGACGAGCAGCGCGTTGCACAAATTATTAAATTGGTTGACGATGAAAATTTCGGACAACTATTTATTAGCGACACCCATGCCGAACGTACCGAAAATGCCGTAAAACAGGTGCATCAAAGTTATGAGATTTTTAGGTTGTGA
- a CDS encoding tetratricopeptide repeat protein: protein MATYKKKYKAKNKAEQEQNIGEGSTTAEVFNTLDETASKTEAFVAKNQKYIFIIVGLVAAVVLGSLAYKEYVAKPKQANAMNDMFQAQKYFDQAVNGVAKDSLFNLALHGGEGKFGMLDIISEYSGTPSANLANYYAGTAYLKLKDYKNAVEHLSNFKSDDEILAALAKGNIGDAFVQLNQKEDALSYYEQAAKLRNNQYTTPMYLHKAGIIALELGKADKALAHFNTIKNDFPSSTEAANVDVFIGKAQVLANK, encoded by the coding sequence ATGGCGACTTACAAGAAAAAATATAAAGCAAAGAATAAAGCAGAGCAAGAGCAAAATATTGGAGAAGGCTCAACAACGGCCGAAGTTTTTAATACCCTGGACGAAACAGCATCGAAAACCGAAGCGTTTGTAGCGAAAAACCAAAAATACATTTTTATTATCGTAGGGCTTGTAGCTGCGGTGGTATTAGGCTCTTTGGCCTATAAAGAATACGTAGCAAAACCAAAACAGGCCAATGCGATGAACGATATGTTTCAGGCTCAAAAATACTTTGATCAGGCCGTAAACGGTGTTGCAAAAGATTCCTTGTTTAATTTAGCATTACATGGCGGCGAAGGTAAATTTGGTATGTTGGATATTATTTCTGAATACAGCGGTACACCGTCTGCTAATTTGGCGAACTATTATGCTGGAACGGCTTATTTAAAGTTGAAAGATTATAAAAATGCCGTTGAGCATTTAAGTAATTTTAAAAGCGACGATGAAATTTTAGCCGCTTTGGCTAAAGGAAATATTGGTGATGCTTTTGTACAATTAAACCAAAAGGAAGATGCTTTAAGCTATTACGAGCAGGCTGCTAAACTACGCAACAACCAATACACCACTCCTATGTATTTACATAAGGCTGGAATTATTGCTCTAGAATTAGGAAAGGCAGATAAGGCTTTGGCTCATTTTAATACCATTAAAAACGATTTTCCTTCCTCTACCGAAGCAGCGAATGTTGATGTATTTATAGGAAAAGCGCAGGTGTTGGCAAATAAATAA